One Phoenix dactylifera cultivar Barhee BC4 chromosome 14, palm_55x_up_171113_PBpolish2nd_filt_p, whole genome shotgun sequence DNA window includes the following coding sequences:
- the LOC103701342 gene encoding aldehyde dehydrogenase family 3 member H1: MDSGKKPATMGGGGFDGERAAEMVAELRETFRSGRTRSLEWRAAQLKALVRMIEEKESDIMGALYADLAKPQLESYLHEISLVKSACSFALKQLKRWMKPEKVPASITTFPSTAEIVSEPLGVVLIISAWNYPVLLSLDPVIGAIAAGNAVVLKPSDLAPATSSLFARILPDYIDNSCIRVVEGSIPEATALLEQKWDKIFYTGNGNVGRIVMTAAAKHLTPVVLELGGKSPVVVDSNIDVKVAARRIAVGKWGCNNGQACIAPDYIITTKSFAPILVDSLKRTLEKFYGEDASESKDLSRIVNADHFKRLTSLLDDEKVSGKIVHGGQQDEKHLYIAPTLLLDVPHDSLIMKEEIFGPLLPIITVDKVEDSFDVINSKSKPLAAYLFTKDKKLEEKFVKIVSAGGMLINDTVLHLANPYLPFGGVGESGFGSYHGKFSFEAFSHKKAVLSRGFGGETSARYPPYTPQKQKLLRQLLNGSIIALFLALIGWPRGG; encoded by the exons ATGGATAGCGGAAAGAAGCCGGCGACGATGGGCGGAGGAGGATTCGATGGCGAGAGGGCGGCGGAGATGGTGGCGGAGCTGAGGGAGACCTTCAGGTCGGGGAGGACGAGGAGCCTCGAGTGGAGGGCGGCGCAGTTGAAGGCTCTCGTGAGGATGATCGAGGAGAAGGAGTCCGACATCATGGGCGCCCTCTATGCTGACCTCGCCAAGCCACAGCTCGAGTCTTACCTTCACGAG ATTTCGCTGGTAAAGTCTGCATGTTCATTTGCTCTCAAACAATTGAAACGTTGGATGAAACCAGAAAAG GTGCCAGCTTCTattacaacttttccatcaacAGCAGAAATTGTGTCAGAGCCTCTAGGTGTTGTGCTGATCATTTCAGCATGGAACTATCCCGTTT TGTTATCTCTTGACCCAGTCATCGGAGCCATTGCAGCTGGTAATGCTGTTGTTTTAAAGCCATCAGATCTTGCGCCAGCCACATCATCATTATTTGCAAGAATATTACCAGATTACATAGATAACTCTTGTATAAGAGTTGTTGAGGGCTCTATCCCTGAGGCGACTGCGCTTTTGGAACAAAAGTgggataaaatattttatacag GTAATGGAAATGTAGGCCGCATTGTGATGACTGCAGCTGCAAAGCATCTAACACCAGTAGTTTTGGAGCTCGGAGGAAAATCTCCTGTTGTTGTTGATTCAAATATTGATGTAAAG GTTGCAGCGAGGCGAATTGCTGTGGGCAAGTGGGGATGCAACAATGGACAAGCTTGCATTGCTCCAGATTACATTATAACAACTAAATCATTTGCTCCAATATTG GTGGACTCCTTAAAAAGAACTTTGGAGAAATTTTATGGGGAGGATGCATCAGAATCTAAAGATTTATCTCGCATTGTGAATGCTGATCATTTTAAACGCTTGACAAGTCTCTTGGATGATGAAAAGGTTTCTGGCAAGATAGTCCACGGAGGCCAGCAGGATGAGAAGCACCT ATATATAGCTCCTACACTCTTATTAGACGTTCCACATGATTCATTAATAATGAAGGAGGAAATATTTGGTCCATTACTTCCAATTATCACA GTTGACAAGGTGGAAGATAGTTTTGATGTTATAAACTCAAAGTCGAAGCCTCTTGCTGCCTATCTCTTCACCAAGGACAAGAAGCTGGAAGAGAAGTTTGTGAAAATTGTATCTGCTGGGGGGATGCTCATAAATGACACAGTGTTACAT CTTGCAAACCCTTACTTGCCGTTTGGTGGGGTCGGGGAGAGCGGATTCGGGTCATACCATGGCAAATTCTCGTTTGAAGCATTTAGTCACAAGAAAGCAGTGCTGTCCCGTGGTTTTGGTGGGGAAACATCTGCAAGATACCCTCCATATACACCCCAAAAGCAAAAACTTCTGAGGCAACTCCTCAATGGCAGTATCATAGCCCTGTTCCTCGCTCTGATTGGATGGCCTAGAGGTGGTTGA